Proteins encoded within one genomic window of Acinetobacter sp. YWS30-1:
- the benD gene encoding benzoate diol dehydrogenase BenD: protein MNCNPRFENKVVIVTGAAQGIGRGVAIQVASEGAQVIMADLSPYVEEVLAEIEATGGDAITVKADLETYAGAQSVVEKALDTYGRVDVLINNVGGAIWMKPFEEFSEEEIIKEVNRSLFPTMWCCRAVLPQMIKQQHGTIVNVSSIATRGINRVPYSASKGGVNGLTAALAFEHAKDGIRVNAVATGGTEAPPRKVPRNANPLTESEKVWMQQVVEQTIDRTFMGRYGTIQEQVNAILFLASDESSYMTGTVVPVGGGDQG from the coding sequence ATGAACTGTAACCCAAGATTTGAAAATAAAGTCGTGATCGTGACTGGTGCTGCGCAAGGCATCGGTCGCGGTGTCGCGATTCAGGTGGCGAGCGAAGGCGCTCAAGTCATCATGGCCGATCTTTCTCCCTATGTAGAAGAAGTATTGGCAGAGATTGAAGCCACAGGTGGCGATGCCATTACTGTAAAAGCCGATCTGGAAACTTATGCCGGTGCTCAATCTGTCGTTGAAAAAGCCTTAGATACCTATGGTCGTGTCGATGTGCTGATCAATAATGTCGGTGGCGCGATCTGGATGAAACCTTTTGAAGAATTTTCTGAAGAAGAAATCATCAAGGAAGTGAACCGTTCATTGTTCCCAACCATGTGGTGCTGCCGTGCAGTGCTACCGCAAATGATCAAGCAGCAGCATGGCACCATCGTGAATGTGTCCTCGATTGCGACCCGTGGCATTAACCGGGTGCCCTATTCGGCTTCTAAAGGTGGAGTCAACGGCTTGACCGCTGCCCTTGCCTTTGAACATGCCAAAGACGGAATTCGTGTGAATGCCGTTGCAACAGGTGGTACGGAAGCACCGCCACGTAAGGTTCCACGTAATGCCAATCCATTAACAGAATCTGAAAAAGTATGGATGCAGCAAGTGGTGGAACAAACCATTGACCGTACGTTTATGGGTCGCTACGGCACAATTCAGGAGCAAGTAAATGCCATTCTATTCCTGGCTTCCGATGAATCATCTTATATGACAGGTACCGTAGTACCGGTCGGTGGTGGAGATCAAGGCTAG
- the benC gene encoding benzoate 1,2-dioxygenase electron transfer component BenC, translating to MSNHNVALQFEDGVTRFISVAQGETLSDAAYRQKINIPLDCRDGACGTCRAFCESGAYDMPEEMYIEDALTPEEAAEGFILACQCKPTSDAVFQIQASSDVCKTEIHAFQGTLARVENLSDSTITFDIQLDDGQPDIHFLAGQYVNVGIPGTTETRSYSFSSKPGNRLTGFVVRNVPNGKMSSFLSKNVKAGDKMTFTGPFGSFYLRNVTRPVLMLAGGTGIAPFMSMLQVLEEKGSEYPVRLVFGVTNDFDLVAIEKLNELQDKFPWFEYRTVVANPESAHERKGYVTGHIENEWLNGGDVDIYLCGPVPMVEAVRGWLDAEGVKPASFLFEKFSAN from the coding sequence ATGTCAAACCACAATGTTGCACTCCAATTTGAAGATGGCGTTACACGTTTTATTAGTGTTGCCCAAGGCGAAACCCTGTCCGATGCAGCTTACCGTCAAAAGATCAATATCCCTCTAGATTGCCGTGACGGTGCATGTGGAACGTGCCGCGCTTTTTGTGAATCAGGTGCGTATGACATGCCTGAAGAAATGTACATTGAAGATGCACTGACACCAGAAGAAGCCGCAGAAGGTTTTATCCTGGCTTGCCAATGTAAACCGACTTCGGATGCCGTGTTCCAAATTCAGGCCTCCTCTGATGTCTGTAAAACCGAGATTCATGCATTTCAAGGTACGTTGGCCCGTGTAGAAAACCTGTCTGATTCCACCATTACCTTTGATATTCAACTCGATGATGGTCAACCAGATATCCATTTTCTGGCCGGACAATATGTCAATGTCGGCATTCCTGGCACCACTGAAACCCGTTCTTACTCATTCAGTTCCAAGCCGGGCAACCGTTTAACCGGCTTCGTGGTGCGCAATGTGCCGAACGGCAAAATGTCGAGTTTCCTCAGTAAAAATGTCAAAGCCGGCGACAAGATGACCTTTACAGGTCCATTCGGCAGCTTCTATCTGCGTAATGTGACCCGTCCGGTATTGATGCTGGCAGGTGGTACAGGCATCGCGCCATTCATGTCGATGTTACAGGTACTGGAAGAAAAAGGTTCTGAATATCCAGTACGTCTGGTATTTGGTGTGACCAATGACTTTGACCTGGTCGCAATTGAAAAGCTGAATGAACTGCAAGACAAATTCCCATGGTTCGAATATCGCACAGTGGTTGCAAATCCGGAATCTGCGCATGAGCGTAAAGGTTATGTGACTGGTCATATTGAAAATGAATGGTTAAATGGTGGCGATGTCGACATCTATCTGTGTGGTCCAGTGCCAATGGTTGAAGCGGTTCGCGGCTGGCTGGATGCGGAAGGTGTTAAACCTGCCAGCTTCCTGTTTGAAAAATTCTCTGCCAACTAA